One region of Synechococcus elongatus PCC 11801 genomic DNA includes:
- a CDS encoding 2OG-Fe(II) oxygenase produces MGTTLAPATFLDPQVLASLEVNAFLQRSPFPWLNPAGLLSADAFELLCEQFPPLSLFERHESRSRHFGQRSHDRYYLAYETSIYHGAAADSGPGVARLEELPLPWQQFLTELQTSEPFHQFIRQALGSDRYIMRFAWHVGTGGSEVSPHLDSELKIGTLIFYFNTDANWDPAWGGATLVLGDRQTQAMNPDFNEFGTVIQTQFLNNRCFFFRNTPEAWHGVEALTCPEGQQRRLFNVIFEVPDSRPESGSQTRSKRQRLKQVIRRLWPL; encoded by the coding sequence ATGGGCACAACCCTAGCACCTGCAACCTTTCTCGATCCTCAGGTTCTCGCCAGCTTGGAGGTGAATGCCTTTCTGCAGCGATCGCCCTTTCCTTGGCTAAACCCGGCGGGTCTCCTCTCTGCTGATGCCTTTGAGCTGCTGTGCGAGCAGTTCCCGCCCCTTAGCCTGTTTGAACGGCATGAGAGCCGCAGTCGTCACTTCGGTCAGCGATCCCACGATCGCTACTACTTGGCCTATGAGACCTCGATTTACCATGGTGCTGCAGCTGACTCTGGACCCGGTGTAGCTCGGCTTGAAGAACTCCCCTTGCCCTGGCAGCAGTTTTTGACGGAGCTACAAACCTCTGAGCCGTTTCACCAATTCATCCGCCAAGCGCTGGGCAGCGATCGTTACATCATGCGGTTTGCGTGGCATGTGGGCACGGGTGGCTCAGAAGTGTCGCCCCACCTCGACTCCGAATTGAAAATCGGCACCTTGATCTTCTACTTCAACACTGATGCCAACTGGGATCCGGCTTGGGGCGGTGCCACCTTAGTGCTCGGCGATCGCCAGACTCAAGCAATGAATCCTGATTTCAATGAGTTTGGCACTGTGATCCAAACCCAATTCCTCAACAATCGCTGCTTCTTTTTCCGCAACACGCCCGAGGCTTGGCATGGCGTCGAAGCGCTCACTTGCCCCGAGGGTCAGCAGCGGCGACTCTTCAATGTCATTTTTGAAGTTCCCGACAGTCGCCCCGAATCCGGCTCACAGACTCGCTCGAAACGGCAACGCCTCAAACAGGTGATTCGGCGACTCTGGCCTCTGTGA